tgccatcaccatcaacaagtcaatcgtccgcgtgcgtatacgttgtcattattacacaaaaacatgaatgtgtcatttgtatctgcgttgtaaattcataaactaaagcaccgtttgctctgagaggcgcgtttggcgtgcctgttcagtgtttacaaagacgcgctcctctttaacgctgtggagaggcggcggcggcgagcgagcggcgaggcggggcgcgccgggagcgacgccgcaagagacaggggacgacgagcgagcgaggaagaggagctgaaaagcgaggaaagaaagagaaaagagttggaagagaaaagactttgtgtaaaattaaaagattgtaaacctggcaaagccgtctggcgttcagtctgtcggtcctgaaagaacctcacggcacaagacgtgtcacaaacgctaacgttaattagttgtgcaaataccttttacaacattaacagttacatatactatgtacaaaccaacaattaactttcactttaatcatactatcattgttgtgttattaagcaaaataagcaatacttttacttttgttgaaatgtttacactgtacatttttttgtattggatgtttagctttatttttgcacattttagcaaataagcaatacttttacttttgttgaaatgtttacacttgttacagaatatttccgttttgcacttttttgtattggatgtttatctttatttttgcacattttaaagcaaaataagcaatacttttactttttaaatgcttatactattccagaatattaagatttgcactggatgtttacttttatatttgcacattaaaaagaaaataagctacttttaattttgttaaatgttaaaagttttaaatgtttacattgttacagaatattttgtcatgttgttgtcaatgttgactgagtggccatacttttttttttgtaaataaaagccatgccttttgaaaaaactggcctacatttattttttcctcttcattttaaataaaaaaaataatcggtaaaaggaaaaataatctatagattaatcgaaaaaataatctatagattaaccgattaatcggaaaaataatctatagattaatcgatagaaaaataatcgttagctgcagccctataagagtcattcaaataactataacatatagaacatgctatacgtttaccaaacaatctgtcactcctaatcgctaaatcccatgaaatcttatacatctagtctcttacgtgaatgacatcaataatattatttgatattttacgctaatgtgttcatcatttcacactcctgagtataagtcgcacccccggccaaactatgaaaaaaaaactgcgacttattgtccgaaaaatatggtactgtcACAATGTTGGTTATTGTACCTTTAATGAAAATTGCTTGAATATTGAAAATGAAAATTCCACCtaaactttattcaaataagatgcgaATGCatcggccattaattgttgtatacttgcttgtttgtatccataagtcatgtatacatcattccctTACATGAAATAACAGGAGTATGGGAAACTGCAAATGCACTGTCCAGTAGCCACAATTTAATGATATATTATTtacttttgctaaaaagttactgaatcgatttcaactcactgaatcgttctaaaaaaataacattgtcCCTGAATCTTATTggcaaccacaaattctgaatGGAATGGAAGTCAAAACGAATGGTTATACACCCTTAACATATACAGTTTGTTTTAGTCGtgctaaatttaaaaaacatcttTGAAACATTTACTGAATATTGCAGggctttttaaataaaatactgaattGAAAATGTTCTATTCTGGAACTCTTGTAGCATTCGATAGAAAACCATGAAACAGGTGGGATGAAATTGTCTCTTACGTTTCATGAGTTCCAAAGAAGAAAATTGGAATTTTATTCGGTGGAGGTTTCACTGCTCCATCAGCCACGTCTTCAATCTGGGGAGAAACAAGACGACGTCGCATCAATTGAAGGCAAAGATAGTTAGAAAAGGATCGTTGGGTTTCAAATCCTGCATATATGCTGAAGAAAATGAAATAAGGTTGTGCAAATATGTTGCACGTCACTTGCAAAATAACGTTAGCGTGACTGATGATGTTTAAAGGCCGACATTGTGGCATGCAAATGGAGCTTTTGTAAAGATTGCATGCATGATTGTGATATAGAATGTTAGGATAGTGTTGTTAGGACACTTGCATGGATGCTAGCTGGCTCACCCTGGCTGGCCAATGGGGGTAGCCCTTCATTTTAGCGAACACCAGGTCTCCGGGCTTGAAGCTGTGCGGCATTTCCCCGCTTCCGTCAGTCACCTACAATcacaaatagaaataaataagcgGCCTTTTGTGTGTCGCTCCCTGCTCGGAGTCGACAGGTACGACGCGAAAAGCCGAAAACGACGCAGCTAGCTTCGGAAGCTAATGTGTactatgctaatatgctaacgttaCCGCGAGAAGATACCAGCAGAGTGAGCCCACTGACTTCCGGTGACGGTTTGTTGACacgcttcaaaataaaataacttttggTTTGGAGTTTAAACATTTAAACAATCTAATGTTACATACACTATAGGgatgtggggaaaaatcgattcgaattcgaatcgcgattctcacgttgtgcaattcagaatcgattctcatttttattttttatttttttaattaatccatccatccatccatcttcttccacttatccgaggtcgggtcgcgggggcagcagcctaggcagggaagcccagacttccctctccccagccacttcgtccagctcctcccaggagatccaacaaaacaatacacagcaataccataacaatgcaatccaattccaaaaccaaacccaacccagcaacactcagaactgcaataaacagagcaattgagaggaggcacaaacaccacacagaacaaaccaaaagtagtgaaacaaaaatgaatattatcaacaacagtatcaatattagcatctttgttttctacctgtcaactgtcgatttagcatcttttttttctacctgtcaactgtcggtttagcatcttttttttctacctgtcaactgtcggtttagcatctttgttttctacctgtcaactgtcagtttagcatctttgttttctacctgtcaactgtcagtttagcatctttgttttctacctgtcaactgtcggtttagcatctttgtattctacctgtcaactgtcggtttagcatctttgttttctacctgtcaactgtcggtttagcatctttgtttactacctgtcaactgtcggtttagcatctttgctttctacctgtcaactgtcggtttagcatctttgttttctacctgtcaactgtcggtttagcatctttgttttctacctgtcaactgtcggtttagcatctttgttttctacctgtcaactgtcagtttagcatctttgttttctacctgtcaactgtcggtttagcatctttgttttctaactgtcaactgtcggtttagcatctatgttttctacctgtcaactgtcagtttagcatctttgttttctacctgtcaactgtcggtttagtatcttagttttctacctgtcaactgtcggtttagcatctttgttttctacctgtcaactgtcggtttagcatctttgttttctacctgtcaactgtcggtttagcatctttgttttctacctgtcaactgtcggtttagcatctttgttttctacctgtcaactgtctgttttctacctgtcaactgtcggtttagcatctttgttttctacctgtcaactgtcagtttagcatctttgttttctacctgtcaactgtcagtttagcatctttgttttctacctgtcagctgtcagtttagcatctttggtttctacctgtcaactgtcagtttagcatctttgttttctacctgtcagctgtcagtttagcatctttgttttctacctgtcaactgtcggtttagcatctttgttttctacctgtcaactgtcggtttagcatctttgttttctacctgtcaactgtcggtttagcatctttgttttctacctgtcaactgtcggtttagcatctttgttttctacctgtcaactgtcggtttagcatctttgttttctacctgtcaactgtcggtttagcatctttgttttctacctgtcaactgtcggtttagcatctttgttttctacctgtcaactgtcggtttagcatctttgttttctacctgtcaactgtcggtttagcatctttgttttctacctgtcaactgtcggtttagcatctttgttttctacctgtcaactgtcggtttagcatctttgttttctacctgtcaactgtcggtttagcatctttgttttctacctgtcaactgtcggtttagcatctttgttttctacctgtcaactgtcggtttagcatctttgttttctacctgtcaactgtcagtttagcatctttgttttctacctgtcaactgtcagtttagcatctttattttctacctgtcaactgtcagtttagcatgtttgttttctacctgtcaactgtcagtttagcatctttggcttctacctgtcaactgtcagtttagcatctttgttttctacctgtcaactgtcagtttagcatctttgttttctacctgtcaactgtcagtttagcatctttgttttctacctgtcaactgtcagtttagcatctttgttttctacctgtcaactgtcagtttagcatctttgttttctacctgtcaactgtcagtttaggctgctcactGGATCcccatcaccactccaagatggcggcccaatttctcacatcacagcagccaatgctgcatcTCCATGTCTATAATTCCACCTATTAGTAGAGGATGTGACGTCATGCCGGTTGTCCAAGAGAGTGACCCAGACATTTTACTTCTCCACACACCATCCTAACTCACGGTTTCAaaatcaatttgtgtttcattatTTTGTACATTGTGCAACCATGGCAAATTGTAGAACCTTTACCTGAGTGAAGCAGCTGTGTTGGTGTTGGTGGTGTGGCTCAGCGTGTAGCACGGCTCTACAGAACTATAAGGGTTCCCGGTTCAAATCCGGCATAGCTAACTGTTACTTAGAATGGTAGGTTTAGCTAACTTTACGTATTTAAACCTGATCAGTTTTCTACGTGGTGCTATTGACCAATAGTTAACATGCGTTAGTTAGCACGTTaactattaacatgctaacgttttttgctaatttctcttatgttagcatgttaatgttttatggtagTTTTTTTTGCTACGTTTCTATGgttttttttcccgttttttttcccatttatttatttatttcaggcaatgacataaaaaataataataacaaaaaaagtacaaagttgacaacacataataatataaattaatatcatgcaaaaggtaatgtataatgTACAATAATTGAGTCTTTTGgaggtttttgttttaatgtgtctgacatgagcattaaaactaaaatctccaaaagcctctcaattataaacaaagctgTATGTTAACaccaacaaatactgcattttgtTATTTCTTCTTACCCAGTCATGTGCTATCATTATTATGTTAAttggctagcatgctaaaattgccatgctaactttttcagctaattttacacttttttctctaattccactgccatacaccttagagtcatataacttggtatgcatGTTAATTGTTTGCATGCCAGCGCTATCATGCTAGCAGGCTAACAATGGCAAGCTAACCTTTTCAGCGAATTTTacccttttttctctaattctactgccatacaccttagagtcatataacttggtatgtgacacatgctaactgttagcatgccaaaattaacatgctagcatgctaacgttagcatgctaacttttagtgcTATTTTTGTAACCGTTTAACCAAGAACCATACAACTAGGTATGTGATACTTattaaccgttagcatgctagagctagcatgcaaacattagcatgctatctttttcagctaatttgacacatttctctaattccgcagccatacacattAAAGTCATGTGACTTAGTATGTGGCACATGTTTAGTGGGACGgtaagctcggttggtagagtggccgtgccagcaacttgagggttccaggttcgatccccgcttccgccatcctagtcactgccgttgtgtcctggggcaagacgctttacccacctgctcccagtgccacccacactgccttaaatgtaacttagataatgggtttcaatatgtaaagtgctttgagtcactagagaaaagcgctatataaaatataattcactttactagTGTTAACATTAACTTTAGCATACTTGGCGCCATTGTGGAAAGTTTTACAACatctcatattagcatgctactgTTAAAAAAATACAAGTCAATCCTTAACCAGAAACACACTCATAACACTTTATAAATGATTCTTAAATGTAGTCCCCTGATTGGTCATTGATCCATGCGCCTCTTCTATTGCTTGTTGAGAGCTGGGCGTCACATTCAACCAAAGACAGCTCCCAATGTGTAAGttgcaatattaaaaatgttaaatattgaATGAAATAAAAGACAGAAAGTAATACATTTCGTTTTGTGAGTCATTTGAATTTTTAAGgcgtgtttgtttgtttctcaaAACTATATTTCAACAATATGATTCAACTTTACATACAAAACAACCAGTGTTCAATCCAACCACATGAACCTTCAAAAAATGGACTAAATCTTCCATAAATTCTTCAAATTGTGGTCGTAAAAACATGTTTGCATATAGTCATATTTTTCTGACAATAATCCAAGCGATGAAGCGTGTTTAAAATGATGTAAATCAAttgacatttattttgaaagacACACCTGAAACACGCTCATGCTAATTTATAAATAACTATGCAACGTCCTCCTCTGATTGGTCATCAATTCTGAAAATACCGCCCATACTCCTCTTCTATTTGTTGTGGAGTGCCGGACTTCACATTCACTTTATGTATTTTTCAGAAAGTAGTAAATGTTACCTAAAAAGTGTCATGTTCAGTGAGTTTTATAACATTATAAAGCGTGTTTGTTTGGTTTCCAAAACTTTATTTCAACAATATGATGCAACCTCACAAGCataagaatgcaaaaaaataaacaaaaacttccATATTTCTTTAAAATGGTGGTCATAAGAATATATTTACGACTAGCCAATATTCAAATATGTAAAGCATGTATAAAATGACGTCAATCAATTGGAATTTATTTTCGAAGAATAAACCGGAAACAATCATGTGTCTTCCTAATTAACTATTCGATGTCCTCCTGTGATTGGTCATCCCGTCTGAAAATACCGCCCACGCTCCTCTTCTATTGGTTGTTGAGTGCCGGACTTCACAGTAtttaaaaatgtcaaatattgcataaaataaaacatgtgacAGGCTTCTTTGAAGAatattggatttaaaaaaaatattttacctaaaaagtgtaaaaaatttttaaagcGTGTTTGTTTGTTGTCCAAAACTTTATTTCAACAATATGATGCAACCTCACATTCAAAACAACCAGAAACCTTTCAAAACGGCAACCACATGAAcgtaaaaaatgaacaaaaacttgcacaTTTCTTTAAAATGGTGGTCATAAGAATATATCCACGAATAGCcaattttcaaatatgtaaagcaTGTATAAAATGACGTAAATCGGTTTACATTTATTTGTGAAGAATATACCGGAAACAGTCAAGTCACTTCATAAATAAGCATTGGATGTCCTCCTGTGATTGGCCATTGACCAGGAAATAACACCCATGCTCCTCTTCTATTGGTTGTTGAGTGCTGGTGTCGTGCCAATTACTGTATCCAGACTTCACTTTCGCCTAAAGACAGCTCCCAACGTAaaagtcacaatattaaaaatgtcaaatattgcATGAAATAAAATAAGTGCGAGGCTTCTTTgaaaaatattggattttttttcagaaagttgAACATTTTACCTTAAAAGTGCCATGTTTAGTGAGTTTTATAACATTACAAGAATATGATACAACCTCACATTCAAAATAATCACAAACCTTTCAAAACAGCAACCATATGAACGTAAAAAATAAAcagaaaaatcaattaaaaaaaaaattgtggtcaTAAGAATATATTTACGAATAGCCAATATTCAAATATGTAAAACATGTATAAAATGACGTCAATCATTTGGAATTTATTTTCGAAGGGTAAACCGGAAACAGTCATGTCACTTTATAAATAAGCATTCAATGTCCTCCTGTGATTGGTCATTGACCAGGAAATACCACCCATGCTCCTCTTCTATTGGTTGTTGAGTGCCGGTGTCGCGAAATTCTCCCAACGTGaaagtcacaatattaaaaatgtcaaatattgcataaaataaaatatttgacagGGTTCTTTGaagaatattgtattttttttaaatattttgcctAAAAAGTGTCAAGTTTAGTGCGTTTCATAAAACTATAAAGTGTGTTTGTTGATTTTCCAAAACTTTATTTCAAAAATATGATACAAAGTTACATTCAAAATAACCACAAACCTTTCAAAACGGCAACCATATGaacgtaaaaaataaacaaaaacatccatattgaaaaaaaaaattgtggtcaTAAGAATATATTTACGAATAGCTAGTATTCAAATATATGAAGCATGTATAAAATGACGTcagtcatttggaatttaatttcGAAGGGTAAACCGGAAACAGTCATgtcactttataaataaccattcaatgtCCTCCTGTGATTGGTCACTGACCAGGAAATACCACCCATGCTCCTCTTCTATTGGTTGTTGAGTGCCGGTGTCGTGCGAAATTCTCCCAATGTGaaagtcacaatattaaaaatgtcaaatattgcataaaataaaatatgtcacAGGCTTCTTTGAAGAAtattggatattttttttatattttacctAAAAAGTGTCAAGTTTAGTGCGTTTCATAAAATTATAAAGCGTGTTTGTTGGTTTTCCAAAACTTTATTTCAACAATATGATACAACCTCACTTTCAAAATAACCAGAAACCTTTCAAAACGGCAACCAAATGaacgtaaaaaataaacaaaaacttccACATTTATTTTTGAAGAATATACTGGAAACAGTCATGTCACTTCATAAATgaccatttaccatgaattgattaacgtggttgaaaaacctattggggtgttaccatttagtggtcaattgtacagaatatgtactgtactgtgcaatctactaataaaagtctcaatcaatcaatcaattaatcaaaattcaatgtCCTCCTGCGATTGGTCATTAACCAGGAAATACCACCCATGCTCCTCTTCTATCTTACCTAAAAAGTGTCATGTTTAGTgagttttataaaattataaagcgTGTTTGTTGGTTTTCCAAAATTTTATTTCAACGATACCTCACATTCAAAATAACTTGGTTTAAATGCATgtcactttataaataaccattgAATGTCCTCCTGTGATTGGTCACTGACCAGGAAATACCACCCATGCTCCTCTTCTATTGGTTGTTGAGTGCCGGTGTCGTGCGTTTCATAAAATTATAAAGCGTTGGTTTTCCAAAACTTTATTTCAACAATATGATACAACCTCACATTCAAAATAACCAGAAACCTTTCAAAACGGCAACCAAATGaacgtaaaaaataaacaaaaatgtccacatttATTTTTGAAGAATATACCGGAAACAGTCATGTCACTTCATAAATgaccatttaccatgaattgattaacgtggaccccgacttaaacaggttgaaaaacttattggggtgttaccatttagtggtcaattgtacagaatatgtactgtactgtgcaatctactaataaaagtttcaatcaatcaatcaattaatcaaaataCAATGTCCTCCTGCGATTGGTCATTAACCAGGAAATACCACCCATGCTCCTCTTCTATCTTACCTAAAAAGTGTCATGTTTAGTgagttttataaaattataaagcgTGTTTGTTGGTTTTCCAAAATTTTATTTCAACAATATGATACAACCACAAACCTTTCAAAATGGCAACCATATGaacgtaaaaaataaacaaaaatatccaTATTTTAAAGAAATGGTTGTCATAAGAATATATTTACGAATAGGCAATATTCAAATATATAAGGCATGTATAAAATGACGTCAATCAACTGGAATATATTTTCGAAGGGTAAACCGGAAACCAGGAAGTAGTTTATTTTTTCTCCCCCGTGTCGATTGTCTTGTTTTGTCGTGACTCGTAACCATGGCAACCGCCCGTATAACCGATGAGAGGGTCCCCGGTGTTGTTCCACACATGCACGCAATAGAGAAaattaaacaaaaaggttttttaAAAAGAATTAAAAACAACCGCATTCTCAATAAGGGTTAGCGCACAGAAATATATTCAACTATTTATCAACGTAAACATagcaataaatgtgttttttgtgaCAGCTAAAACATTTCTTTGTAAGTTTACTACACGCACACACCCTTtaaggaaatgtttttttttactttgtgtgcttTCCATGAATCTGATTATTATGTGCGCCATAACCACAGAGAGAAGAATAACTGAATGTATAACGGTTCAAAACATGTACTTATATAAGAATGGaactgattaaaaacaattaaagtcCCTCTTTATGttgtcaaaaaataaaaaataaataaaaataggtaAACCGGAAACAGTCGTGTCACTTTATAAATAAGCATTGAATGTCCTCCTGTGATTGGTCACTGACCAGGAAATACCACCCATGCTCCTCTTCTATTGGTTGCCGTAAGCTGGGTCTTCCCGTCGGCCCAATGGCAGCTCGGGAGCAGCGTTGATGTCAGCGTTGACGTCCTCCGGATTCACCTCTAGTGCAGCAGCCATGCTTCGCTCTTTCGGACGCCTCCAGCGGTTTAACTACAACCTCCGGACTTTGCAGCAAGTTGGCGTCGAGTGCAAAGGTGCAATAAGTAACGCGTGCAGGATGGCCAGCTCGGGCTTCCGAGTGGAACGGGACACGTTCGGCGAGCTGAAGGTCCCCTCGGACAAGTACTATGGCGCCCAGACGGTCAGGTCCACCATCAACTTCAAGATCGGAGGACCGTCGGAGAGAATGCCGCTTCAAGTCATCCAAGCCTTCGGCGTCCTGAAGAAAGCGGCGGCGGTGGTGAACAAAGACTACGGCCTGGACCCCAAGATAGCCGACGCCATTTGCCAGGCGGCGGATGAAGTTGCGTCGGGCGAGCTGGACGACCATTTCCCTCTGGTGGTGTGGCAGACCGGCTCCGGCACGCAAACCAACATGAACGTCAACGAGGTGATCAGCAACCGAGCTATTGAGATTCTTGGAGGGCAGCTGGGTTCTAAAGACCCAGTCCACCCCAACGACCACGTCAATAAGAGCCAGAGTTCTAACGACACCTTCCCTACCGCCATGCACATTGCCGCAGCCACCGAGGTCCATCAGGTCCTGCTGCCCGGCCTGCAGACGCTCCATGACGCCTTGGCGGCCAAGGCGGAGGAGTTTAAAGACATCATCAAGATCGGCCGCACGCACACTCAGGATGCGGTGCCGCTCTCGCTCGGACAGGAGTTCAGCGGATACGTGCAGCAGGTCAACTACAGCATCCTACGCATCAAAGCTGCCATGCCCAGGGTGTACGAGCTGGCCGCCGGAGGCACGGCGGTCGGCACGGGCCTCAACACGCGCGTGGGCTTTGCGGAAAAGGTGGCCTCCACCGTCTC
This is a stretch of genomic DNA from Nerophis lumbriciformis linkage group LG14, RoL_Nlum_v2.1, whole genome shotgun sequence. It encodes these proteins:
- the fh gene encoding fumarate hydratase, mitochondrial — encoded protein: MSALTSSGFTSSAAAMLRSFGRLQRFNYNLRTLQQVGVECKGAISNACRMASSGFRVERDTFGELKVPSDKYYGAQTVRSTINFKIGGPSERMPLQVIQAFGVLKKAAAVVNKDYGLDPKIADAICQAADEVASGELDDHFPLVVWQTGSGTQTNMNVNEVISNRAIEILGGQLGSKDPVHPNDHVNKSQSSNDTFPTAMHIAAATEVHQVLLPGLQTLHDALAAKAEEFKDIIKIGRTHTQDAVPLSLGQEFSGYVQQVNYSILRIKAAMPRVYELAAGGTAVGTGLNTRVGFAEKVASTVSALTGLPFVTAPNKFEALAAHDALVELSGALNTVAVSMMKIANDVRFLGSGPRSGLGELILPENEPGSSIMPGKVNPTQCEAMTMVAAQVMGNHVAVTIGGSNGHFELNVFKPMIVKNVLNSARLLGDASVSFTRNCVAGIRANKERIDKLMNESLMLVTALNPHIGYDKAAAIAKTAHKKGSTLKAVAVELGYLTEEQFDQWVKPSDMLGPK